In Megalobrama amblycephala isolate DHTTF-2021 linkage group LG9, ASM1881202v1, whole genome shotgun sequence, the sequence CAGAAAGTGGACTTCTCCCTTCTGGATGAGACGGAATAGTTCCTCTTGATTACGATCTGGACTGCGGAACGGAGGAAACCCACTGAGCAGCACAAACAGTATAACACCCATCGCCCAAACGTCCACTCCAACACCGTAACCTATTCATATATAGACAGACATGCATAGCTGATCATTGGAAATATCTGACACCAATCATGTATTTTAATCAGTGTACTTCTTGTTTGAGATTTTGCTCAGCTAATCTGAGTGAGTTCAGACTTTACCTGTCTCAGCAAGTATCTCTGGAGCAACATATGTAGGTGTGCCACAAACTGTGAACACTGGCTCCGTTACCACCATGGCTAATCCAAAATCCGCCAACTTCAGATTCAAACTTCCATTGCCATGCCGCTGTACCTTAGAATCAGTAAAAAAAGAGATGCCATCAGATGGATGTTGTATTGTtcactgttttaaatgcatgtcCAATGCAATACAAAAGTGGTTGCATAGTAGCCTACTGCAGCTTGTTTCATGTAATGAGTTACTTTTTCCAACGAGTGGCGCTATTGAGCGAGATGAGGGAATAATGGCACGTGCTCATCTAACGGTCCCGTAGCGTTAAAAAGTGCGAtttaaaatgctgtttaaagggtttgttcactcaaaaatgaaaataatgtcattgcACCAAagtatagtgatggccaatttcaaaacactgcttcatgaagcttcggagcgtaatgaatcttttgtgtcgaatcagcagtcaaagtcacgtgatttcagcagtttggcagtttgacacgcgatccgaatcatgattcgacacaaaagattcataacactccgaagcttcatgaacagtgttttgaaatcggccatcactttggcgcaccaaaaaaattctcgtggctttataatattaatattgaatcactgtactcacattaactgatttaaatatgtttttagtacattaatggatcttgagagaggaaatgtcattgctggcggCTATGCAggtcctcactgagccatcggatttcaacaaaactatcttaatttgtgttctgaagatgaacgaaggtcttatgggtgtggaacggcatgagggtgagtaataaatgacattattttcatttttgggtgaactaaccctttaagatcgGTTCGTCTTAAACGGTCCTCATTTGTAGTATTGGAAATCCGATTCATTCTATTGATGTAAATAtgtatgtaaatattttatgtaaataaacagATATTCACCTATGTAAATGTTCTTGTATTTAGtagtaattttatattatttgattctattataatttaaaacaatgttGGCAGTGTATGGAattatgcttaatattttgtttaacaTATTGTATTTTagtgttaactaaaactatttaaaaacatttcggTAATTGAAATAAGCTAAAACAAAattttgcgaagggtcaattatgcACTGTTTACTTTAATCGCGCAATACAGTTTTGTggtctgccactttaaatgctcaagctctttaaagcaggatggattctgattggctgtcaatgtttttatcatttattggCTGGAAAGAAAgattgttctgaaagtgattccaccGCTATTGTTTCTGTGCTGTTATAGTTAtagtgtggactctgctattcttctgtagaatgatttttagaactatatctttatcctTAGAGTCattgtccttggtgtgaacgggccttaaagggatattcacccaaaaatgacaattctgacACCATTTAcgcaccctcaagttgttccaaacccgtatacatttctttgttctgctgtacaaaaaggaagatatttggaagaatgtttgtaaccaagcagatctcacccccattgactactatagtatttttttcctgctatggtagtcaatgggggtgagatctgtttggttacaaacattcttccaaatatcttcctttgtgttcagcagaacaaagaaatgtatacaggtttggaacaacttgagggtgcgTAAATGGcatcagaattttcatttctgggtgaactatccctttaagactgaaTTTGAGTAACATTACCAGTAGGTTTTCAGGTTTGATGTCTCGGTGTGCAATGCTCTTGTTGTGGATGTACTCCAGAGCCTGACTGATGTCTGTGATCATGCATGCAGCACTTGGCTCAGTAAACCTTCCGCTCTGAGTGATAGCATCAAACAGGTCTCCACCGGTGACCAGCTCCATCAGCAGGTAAACATGTGTGTCCGTGTGATGAGAACGAAACAGCTGGATTAGCCGAGGATGTTCCAGACTACGCAGCAGAGCGATCTCGTTCTGGATCATGTGACCGCGTCCCTGGAGCTTTGCGCTGTCCACAATCTTCATGGCGAAGGTTTCGGCCAGGCCTCTCACACGGCACTCCCTGACCACCGCAAAGTTCCCATCTCCTACCACGCGGCCCATGTCGTAGCAGCGCTCGATGTCCTCCAACGATAGTTCTGCACCATCAGGTGGTATGTTACCCTGCAAGTCTTTCTGCTCCACTGTTTCCTGCTTATTAATGTCCCACTCAGTTATCGTCTCTAAATTAAGAGCGTTTTGAGGAACAGATTTTGCATTGGCTTTCAGCGGTCTACAGTGTGCTTTTTCTAAAGAAACCATGTTGTTTTGAGAAGAAGTACTTTTATTACTGGGGTTATTTGGCTTGTCCGAACATCGACTGCTTCTGATTGGAGGTATAGGAGGACCGCATCCTCGGCAGCTCCGGCAGTAAACAGcatctctctttctttcctcCTTCTTCGCCTCCTTCTCATCTTCTTTCTGCAGGTCAGCTTTCCTCCTCCACAGTTCTCTTTGCCTTTCTCTCCTCACCTTTTCTTTTTGCCTTCCAACAGGCTGCAGGTTGTTGACAGGTGGTTGGTTTACCTGTTGATCATGTACCGCAGGTAAGGACACCTCAGCCCCAGGATCATCATCATGGAAACCACTATCCGCCTTAGTGGCCTTGGGCCTAAGGATACGCTCCCATACCCTCAGCAGGTGTTCGCAGTGTCCGGGGTTTTCCGGATACAGCTCATCCAGTGCTGCACTTACATCATCAAGCGACGGTCGGCTGTTTCCAAAGGCCATGAAGGCATGATCAAAGCGGAAGAAGTCAGCAAGGCTGTGGATCTCCCGGCCGGAAGGGCTAAAGAGGCGGCGTATTCGAGCGTTGTTCCAGCAGGGGAAGCCAAGCGCTTCGGACACATCTGCCATGAGCTGCTCGAACGTCTGCACTGCACGGCGGTTTAACAGCAGCGAGATCTTCCGCACGCTGTCCTTTCCACACGGTCGCACCACGGTCACGATTCGTGGCCGCACTGGGCTTGATTCTGCGTGCCTGGCATGGTAGCCACTCGCCTTGGGAACTCCTGCTTCCTCCCAATGACACACGGGGCTTTCTGAAGGTCCGAAGTCTGTGGGCGGCCTTCGGAGTCTTGATCTGTGCAGGTAAGAGGGAAGAGGTTGCCGAGGGGCAGCATTTGGGCATTTTGGCAGTTTAATCCTTTGATCTGaaacacacatatttttttgttagtagAGCAACTTGTCCAAAGAAATGCTTTGTTCATCAAGAGCGCAGCATGTAAAATTGCTTGATCAGATTTTGGAGGGGGGAAGCTTATACAGGCGAAttaaagaggaagtgtgcaACATTAATAATTAAGAGCAGGTGTGTATTGAGGAGCAATGCCGAGACATGCAGATTCTCAAATTGCACCTCATGCTCCAGGGGTAACGGAAAGGGATCAAATCTGATCATGTCGGATCACTTTACTCAGCTTGCGCagcttgttttctttctctctgtctttctttctttccatgcACGCCCTAAACAAACGTCTTTAAGTGGAAGGATGCAGGAGGCATTAAGAAATTGAGCACCAAAAGCAGTCAAAGATGCTGTTTCACTTTTAAGTCACTTAAGAAAGATCTTTTGAAAGAGCTATTACCAAAGCAAAGCTATTGTGAACTATGTATATGAAGTCATAAACCTAATGTTATAAGACAAAGCTACAAAAAGCCAGCAATAAATAACTCAACccctgggttgttacatctgacccaggatctgagtaacacaaaaactacccaaacactgggttgttacatctgacccaggatctgagtaacacaaaaactacccaaacactgggttattacatctgacccaggatctgggtaacacaaaaactacccaaacactgggttattacatctgacccaggatcagggtaacacaaaaactacccaaacactgggttattacatctgacccaggatctgggtaacacaaaaactacccaaacactgggttattacatctgacccaggatcagggtaacacaaaaactacccaaacactgggttgttacgtctgactcaggatctgggtaacacaaaaactacccaaacaatgatttatgtctgacccaggatctgggtaacacaaaaactacccaaacactgggttattacatctgacccaggatcagggtaacacaaaaactacccaaacactgggttgttacgtctgactcaggatctgggtaacacaaaaactacccaaacactgggttgttacgtctgacccaggatctgggtaacacaaaaactacccaaacactgggttattacgtctgacccaggatctgggtaacacaaacaactacccaaacactgggttgttacatctgactgacaggatctgggtaacacaaaaactacccaaacactgggttattacatctgacccaggatctgggtaacacaaaaactacccaaacactgggttgttacatctgacccaggatctgggtaacacaaaaactacccaaacaatgagttacgtctgacccaggagctgggctgggtaacacaaaaactacccaaacactgggttattacatctgacccaggatctgggtaacacaaaaactacccaaacactgggttgttacatctgacccaggatctggagtaacacaaaaactacccaaacactgggttattacatctgacccaggatctgggtaacacaaaaactacccaaacactgggttattattgacccaggatctgggtaacacaaaaactacccaaacacgtctgacccaggatctgggtaacacaaaaactacccaaacactgggttattacatctgacccaggatctgggtaacacaaaaactacccaaacactgggttattacatctgacccaggatcagggtaacacaaaaactacccaaacactgggttgttacgtctgacctcaggatctgggtaacacaaaaactacccaaacaatgagttacgtctgacccaggatctgggtaacacaaaaactacccaaacactgggttattacatctgacccaggatctgggtaacacaaaaactacccaaacactgggttgttacgtctgactgacccaggatctgggtaacacaaaaactacccaaacactgggttattacgtctgacccaggatctgggtaacacaaaaactacccaaacactgggttattacgtctgacccaggatctgggtaacacaaaaactacccaaacactgggttattacatctgacccaggatctgggtaacacaaaaactacccaaacactgggttattacatctgacccaggatctgggtaacacaaaaactacccaaacaatgagttacgtctgacccaggatctgggtaacacaaaaactacccaaacactgggttattacatctgacccaggatctgggtaacacaaaaactacccaaacactgggttattacatctgacccaggatctgggtaacacaaaaactacccaaacactgggttattacatctgacccaggatctgggtaacacaaaaactacccaaacactgggttgttatgtctgacccaggatctgggttacacaaaaactacccaaaacaatgagttacgtctgacccaggatctgggtaacacagaaactacccaaacactgggttattacatctgacccagaatctgggtaacacaaaaactacccaaacactggttTGTTAcgtctgggtaacacaaaaactacccaaacactgggttattacgtctgacccaggatctggtaacacaaaaactacccaaacactgggttattacatctgacccagaatctgggtaacacaaaaactacccaatcactgggttattacatctgacccaggatctgggtaacacaaaaactacccaaacactgggttattacgtctgacccaggatctggtaacacaaaaactacccaaacactgggttgttatgtctgacccaggatctgggtaacacaaaaactacccaaacaatgagttacgtctgacccaggagctgggcaacacaaaaactacccaaacactggaaaaataacCCAAAAAATGACCCAAAAGGCTCAACCCAGGACTTGGGTagaaaaaaataacccaagattttttagaatgttatttttagagccttagaagaaaaaaaaaaaaaaacatgactggtgtacatcttgagacaaaacaatggcactgaaatattttaagatatgtcagtgcaagttgctttcagttaaaacagctcaaacttgtattttagttttaaaactgggagtaaactatttttaaatttaattaagtttgaattgtgaaaaatgtcttttatgctttgaaaaatatacatttattaatgacatattagaatatcatataaCTAATGTTATTTATCCAAGTAATAATAATTCTATAATAttatttagtttgtttattCAACATAAGAATAGATGTAATGGCACACAATCATAGCGAAATAACCTGATAGGCTACTCGTTACGGTAAGATTCTGCAAATGTGGACTGGTTAAATTTACCTAGTTAAACTTTTAGTCACTGCCCTATTTCTctcaatgcatttatttattaatcatcCGAACTCACCTGTCAGTCCCCATCTGGGTCTCGGTGGCTCTCGCCCCGGTCGCTGGTTCCACACCGGTGTCATTCTGTTCCACTGCTCGCAGTATCATCAGTATAAACCCGTGAGTCTGATTCACTGGCCATATTGTCCCAGAGATGTCCGGCGGCTTCACAAAAGAGTAAAAAAGTCTATAACCATGATGAAATCAACGCGCACCTCTAAACAAGCCCTTGAGGAATCATGAAAGTTTAAAACAGCGCTAAATTTACAGGACAGTGAATCGGACAGTGCGCACACAGAGAGTTTTCAATCAGACATGAGGTAACATGGGGATATTGAGAAACCGCATCTTTTGGAAAAGCTACGAGCGCGTTACCGGATACTCCGCATCCTGCTGCAAGCGCGTCTCCCCGGTAACACACAGagatctgacacacacacacacacacacacacacacacacacacacacacacacacacacacacacttgaatCTCAGAAGAATAGCAAAACCTGAACACTcacacaattattatttttaaaaaactaattttaaaataaataaaataggcattttataaaagaaaatgtatttattgttttattaaatttatatttaacaaattatagttttaatataggcctatatatttttattggcaTTACAGGCACctttattttgtacttttttttgaATGAGATTAAGACATAACAGAGTAGTGATGTTTATAGTGAGTATGATGCTGATCGCAGCATCTCTTTGTAAATATTTCAGTGGTGAATTTGAtgcaatgaaagaaagaaattctgATGAATTCAATAAAAGCCAAACAGCTATTCCCACATCAcatgatgtattttttttttctctctccctaTTTTCTGCCTCATTATTTCACACCCACTCAGCCCTTTATTTGTTGCCTTCCTTACCGTGGTTTAAGATATAATTAAACTTCCTAGAGACTTTTTACTTTGTCTTCGCAGGTCTCTCAGTATGGCTGTATTACCATGGTTACTGTTAACACAGCAGTCCAGCTTTGTGTCTATGTTTACGtttggctgtgtgtgtgtgtgtgtgtgtgtgttgtttgtgCAGCTGTAAAAGTGTTGCATAAACATGTCCATTAGAGGGCAGTGTGTGTTAGACGGTAGAGGGGCATGGATGGAGGAGCTTGCCTTGGGGTGATATGCAGGCGGATTCGGTTCATTAGGTAGGTTTTCATGACAGACACAGTGACAAAACATGCGTAAAGTACCAAgattaaagcaataagccccaaaaagccgtggtttacagtgaatttagaaCGACTAAGGGGTGTTAGACACTTGACCCATTAATACTAACACTTACAATTCAATTTTGTATatctatttcttttttatttacaaaaatccTTCTCGCGTGTACTGTGCTAGGCTAACTGGGACTAGTCACAGCATTGCTCATGCTCATATGTAAGTCGCTTGGATAAAAagctaaatgattaaattatgTTAAGCACACGCGGCTTCTCGGGGCTAgcctatccgcttgttaagtcgtgacgtaaggaacgccgtttccgggtccaagcctcaacTCGTTTAACTGGcaaatgccatcgacggcc encodes:
- the dclk3 gene encoding serine/threonine-protein kinase DCLK3; the encoded protein is MTPVWNQRPGREPPRPRWGLTDQRIKLPKCPNAAPRQPLPSYLHRSRLRRPPTDFGPSESPVCHWEEAGVPKASGYHARHAESSPVRPRIVTVVRPCGKDSVRKISLLLNRRAVQTFEQLMADVSEALGFPCWNNARIRRLFSPSGREIHSLADFFRFDHAFMAFGNSRPSLDDVSAALDELYPENPGHCEHLLRVWERILRPKATKADSGFHDDDPGAEVSLPAVHDQQVNQPPVNNLQPVGRQKEKVRRERQRELWRRKADLQKEDEKEAKKEERKRDAVYCRSCRGCGPPIPPIRSSRCSDKPNNPSNKSTSSQNNMVSLEKAHCRPLKANAKSVPQNALNLETITEWDINKQETVEQKDLQGNIPPDGAELSLEDIERCYDMGRVVGDGNFAVVRECRVRGLAETFAMKIVDSAKLQGRGHMIQNEIALLRSLEHPRLIQLFRSHHTDTHVYLLMELVTGGDLFDAITQSGRFTEPSAACMITDISQALEYIHNKSIAHRDIKPENLLVQRHGNGSLNLKLADFGLAMVVTEPVFTVCGTPTYVAPEILAETGYGVGVDVWAMGVILFVLLSGFPPFRSPDRNQEELFRLIQKGEVHFLSPYWDNVSEGAKALVRALLEINPKRRLTASQTLQHDWLQHTTAQKDHKGATKATAERHSQQKLSRQLEINKRDSHKPEMLAEKFHAAQIHENILNNNYELDINAHARDQQIEEIHNVISNQQTSSHAEDTTTNTQNTTDQHVPEKPAQQEDTDTKQELPAD